A section of the Arcobacter roscoffensis genome encodes:
- the uvrC gene encoding excinuclease ABC subunit UvrC, with amino-acid sequence MQLEEKLKQLPNDAGVYQYFDKDGHLLYIGKAKVLKNRVKSYFKFTPKLLPSDRLGPRIYKMITEVVSLEWIVVPNEHDALILENSLIKQLKPKYNILLRDDKTYPYIMVDYNELFPRLEITRRVYKGKNIKYFGPYSTGAKDMLDSIYEIVPLVQKKSCVKGKEACLFHQIKKCHAPCEGKISTADYGKVVEEALDFIYNKAKLISKLEEKMMQYSEEFRFEEAMKLRDRIKTIEKSQIKSGMDLATNEDLDLFAIKASSKKAVIVRMFIRDGKLASSSHDFVKLDFLEDNSNIDLNEAYKRAIVNYYDNEIPLLPKEILTAQEVEDKEEIEEFLKNRFERNISIINPQRGKKKTLLEIALNNCDELLRIESSRNQTTIYDELKNLFKLQTLPYRVESFDNSHMMGQATVGAMVVWNEELNSFDRKAFRHYNLESKDEYSQMREMLMRRVESFEKNPAPDLWVIDGGETLLKLAFDIVQSVGVNLDIIAIAKEKVDAKAHRAKGAAKDIVHYKDSDGTIRNIKLKTSDQRLQFVQRQRDEAHRFVINFHKKQKRKEDKQISLLQIKGIGEAKVKKLLLYFGEFEKIKNASVEELKEVINEKDANLIHNYFRENGE; translated from the coding sequence TCCTAGAATTTATAAGATGATTACAGAAGTTGTATCATTAGAATGGATTGTTGTTCCAAATGAGCATGATGCTTTAATTTTGGAAAACTCTTTAATAAAACAGTTAAAACCTAAATACAATATTCTTCTACGAGATGACAAAACCTATCCATATATTATGGTTGATTATAATGAACTTTTTCCAAGACTTGAAATAACAAGAAGAGTTTATAAGGGTAAAAATATCAAATACTTTGGTCCCTACTCTACAGGTGCAAAAGATATGCTTGACTCTATTTATGAAATAGTTCCACTTGTACAAAAAAAATCATGTGTAAAAGGAAAAGAAGCTTGTCTTTTCCATCAAATCAAAAAGTGTCATGCTCCTTGTGAAGGTAAAATCTCAACTGCTGATTATGGAAAAGTTGTTGAAGAAGCCTTAGATTTTATATATAATAAAGCAAAGCTTATTTCAAAACTAGAAGAAAAAATGATGCAATACTCAGAAGAGTTTAGATTTGAAGAGGCTATGAAGCTTAGAGATAGAATAAAAACCATAGAAAAGTCTCAAATTAAATCAGGAATGGATTTAGCAACAAACGAAGACTTAGACCTATTTGCTATAAAAGCAAGCTCAAAAAAAGCAGTAATAGTAAGAATGTTCATAAGAGATGGAAAACTAGCCTCATCTTCTCATGATTTTGTAAAGCTTGACTTTTTAGAAGATAATTCAAATATAGATTTAAATGAAGCCTATAAAAGAGCAATTGTAAATTATTATGACAATGAAATACCACTTTTACCAAAAGAGATTTTAACAGCTCAAGAAGTTGAAGATAAAGAAGAGATAGAAGAGTTTTTAAAAAATAGATTTGAAAGAAATATTAGTATCATTAATCCTCAAAGAGGAAAGAAAAAGACACTACTTGAAATAGCTTTAAATAACTGTGATGAACTACTTAGAATTGAATCATCAAGAAACCAAACTACTATTTATGATGAGTTAAAAAATCTATTTAAGCTACAAACACTCCCTTACAGAGTTGAGTCTTTTGATAACTCTCATATGATGGGACAAGCTACTGTTGGAGCCATGGTTGTGTGGAATGAAGAGTTAAACTCTTTTGATAGAAAAGCCTTTAGACACTATAATCTTGAATCAAAAGATGAATACTCTCAAATGAGAGAAATGCTAATGAGAAGAGTTGAAAGTTTTGAGAAGAACCCTGCGCCTGATTTATGGGTTATTGATGGAGGTGAAACTCTACTAAAACTTGCTTTTGATATAGTGCAATCAGTTGGTGTTAACCTTGATATAATTGCTATTGCAAAAGAGAAGGTTGACGCAAAAGCCCACAGAGCAAAAGGTGCAGCAAAAGATATAGTTCACTATAAAGATAGTGATGGAACAATAAGAAATATAAAACTAAAAACAAGTGACCAAAGACTTCAATTTGTTCAAAGACAAAGGGATGAAGCCCATAGATTTGTAATCAACTTTCATAAAAAACAAAAAAGAAAAGAAGATAAACAAATTTCACTACTTCAAATAAAAGGTATAGGTGAGGCAAAAGTTAAAAAACTTCTTTTATACTTTGGGGAGTTTGAAAAGATTAAAAATGCATCAGTTGAAGAACTAAAAGAAGTTATAAATGAAAAAGATGCAAACTTAATACATAATTATTTTAGAGAAAACGGGGAATAA